One segment of Bacillus alkalisoli DNA contains the following:
- the tgt gene encoding tRNA guanosine(34) transglycosylase Tgt, whose amino-acid sequence MSAIRYELIKTCKQTGARLGRVHTPHGSFETPVFMPVGTLATVKTMSPEDLKAMDAGIILSNTYHLWLRPGHEIIREAGGLHKFMNWDRAILTDSGGFQVFSLSEFRKIEEEGVHFRNHMNGDKLFLSPEGAMDIQNALGSDIMMAFDECPPFPATHEYMKKSVERTSRWAERCLQAHQRPQDQGLFGIVQGGEYEDLRKLSAQDLISMDFPGYAIGGLSVGEPKDIMNRVLEFTTPLLPSSKPRYLMGVGSPDSLIDGAIRGVDMFDCVLPTRIARNGTLMTSEGRLVVKNAKYARDFGPLDPECDCYTCKNYSRAYIRHLIKCEETFGIRLTTYHNLHFLLKLMEQVRQAIREDRLGDFREEFFEKYGFNKPGAKNF is encoded by the coding sequence ATGTCAGCTATCAGATATGAATTAATTAAAACGTGTAAACAGACTGGAGCTCGTCTTGGAAGAGTTCATACTCCACACGGTTCGTTTGAAACACCGGTATTTATGCCGGTTGGGACGCTTGCAACTGTAAAAACGATGTCTCCAGAAGACTTAAAAGCAATGGATGCTGGAATAATATTAAGTAATACGTACCATTTATGGCTACGTCCTGGTCACGAAATAATTCGTGAAGCTGGTGGATTGCATAAGTTTATGAATTGGGACAGAGCTATTTTAACTGATTCAGGTGGATTCCAAGTTTTCAGTTTAAGTGAATTTAGAAAAATTGAAGAAGAGGGCGTTCACTTCCGCAACCACATGAATGGTGATAAGTTATTCTTATCTCCAGAAGGTGCGATGGATATTCAAAATGCATTAGGTTCTGATATTATGATGGCATTTGATGAGTGTCCACCATTTCCCGCAACACATGAATATATGAAAAAATCTGTGGAACGTACAAGTCGTTGGGCAGAGCGTTGTTTACAAGCACACCAACGTCCACAAGACCAAGGGTTATTTGGAATTGTGCAAGGTGGAGAATATGAAGATTTACGTAAGTTAAGTGCACAAGACTTAATTTCCATGGACTTCCCTGGGTATGCAATTGGTGGTTTATCTGTAGGAGAGCCAAAAGATATTATGAACCGAGTACTAGAGTTTACAACTCCACTACTCCCTAGTAGTAAGCCTCGTTATTTAATGGGAGTTGGCTCACCAGACTCATTAATTGATGGTGCTATTCGTGGGGTAGATATGTTTGACTGTGTACTTCCAACTCGTATTGCTCGTAATGGTACATTAATGACAAGTGAAGGCCGATTAGTCGTGAAGAATGCAAAATATGCACGTGACTTTGGTCCACTTGATCCAGAATGTGATTGCTACACATGTAAAAATTATAGTCGTGCGTATATTCGTCACTTAATTAAATGTGAAGAAACATTCGGAATTCGACTTACAACTTATCATAACCTTCATTTTCTGTTAAAATTAATGGAGCAAGTTCGTCAAGCTATCCGTGAAGATCGTCTTGGTGACTTCCGCGAAGAGTTTTTTGAAAAATACGGTTTTAATAAACCTGGAGCAAAAAACTTTTAG
- the yajC gene encoding preprotein translocase subunit YajC, producing the protein MELLGVIWPLLLMFAIFYFLLIRPQQKRQKAVREMQTSLAKGNKVVTIGGLHGIVDALDEDKVVIKAGDGSRLTYDRAAIREVISE; encoded by the coding sequence ATGGAACTATTAGGTGTTATTTGGCCATTACTATTAATGTTCGCGATTTTCTATTTCTTACTAATTCGTCCTCAGCAAAAGCGCCAAAAAGCTGTACGTGAAATGCAGACAAGCCTTGCAAAAGGAAATAAAGTTGTAACGATTGGTGGCTTACACGGTATCGTTGATGCATTAGACGAAGACAAAGTTGTAATTAAAGCTGGAGATGGTTCACGTCTTACATATGATCGTGCTGCAATTCGTGAAGTAATTAGCGAATAA
- a CDS encoding TIGR04086 family membrane protein, with protein sequence MESKRLGYAVMFGVVTIFVIAILTGLVFSTLLRFTSLQEASVAWIILALSFVALFIGGFVSGGKGKEKGWLLGAATGGMYTLVIFLFQYLGNDMLFTMSQLFFHTAFVAVAALGGIIGVNLTSSRA encoded by the coding sequence ATGGAATCTAAACGACTTGGTTATGCAGTTATGTTTGGGGTTGTGACGATTTTTGTTATTGCCATTTTAACAGGTTTAGTATTTTCAACATTATTAAGGTTTACTTCATTACAAGAAGCATCCGTTGCGTGGATAATCCTTGCACTTTCATTTGTTGCTTTGTTTATTGGCGGATTTGTTTCTGGCGGAAAAGGAAAAGAAAAGGGCTGGTTACTTGGTGCAGCAACTGGTGGAATGTATACGCTAGTAATTTTCTTATTTCAATACTTAGGGAATGATATGTTATTTACGATGTCACAACTATTTTTCCACACAGCTTTTGTAGCTGTCGCTGCACTTGGTGGAATTATTGGAGTTAATTTAACTTCTTCAAGAGCGTAA
- a CDS encoding ArsB/NhaD family transporter yields the protein MFTTLALAIFVITYIVIMSEKYDRALIACIGGVAMLLAGVLTTKTAFLKYIDWNTIALLFSMMVIVTITSKTGIFEYMAILLAKVVKGRGIPLLFAISLLTAIGSAFLANVTTVLLLVPIILTLTKFLKLPAIPYLISVILASNIGGTATLIGDPPNTMIGQAVEHLNFNDFLFHLSPIVIIIFFVTMFGLILLYGKKLHVQKKEQEELRKLKAANYLKLDATLIKSLSILVITIVGFMCHTFLNVELTTVAMAGALLLLLLTHDVNAPEEVLKQVEWGTLFFFIGLFLLVGGMEEVGIIDELARGMIYATEGDLPTTAIFILWLTGILSGFVDNIPFVAAMIPVIVEFEDYGMTNLDPLWWSLALGACLGGNGTLLGSSSNLVVAGLAAKSNNGIHFVQFMKIGIPVVVVSLVLSTVYIYFRYLIHF from the coding sequence ATGTTTACTACGTTAGCATTAGCTATCTTTGTTATTACTTACATTGTTATTATGTCTGAAAAGTATGATCGTGCGTTAATAGCCTGTATCGGAGGAGTGGCAATGCTACTTGCAGGGGTGTTAACAACGAAAACTGCTTTTCTCAAATATATTGATTGGAATACAATTGCTTTACTATTTTCCATGATGGTTATTGTAACGATTACGAGTAAAACAGGTATTTTTGAATATATGGCAATTCTCCTAGCAAAAGTAGTGAAAGGAAGGGGAATTCCGCTTTTATTTGCCATATCTCTATTAACCGCTATAGGCTCTGCATTTCTTGCTAATGTAACTACTGTTTTATTGCTAGTGCCTATCATTTTGACCTTAACTAAATTCTTAAAATTACCGGCCATTCCTTATTTGATTTCTGTTATTTTGGCCTCTAACATTGGAGGTACTGCAACATTAATAGGTGATCCGCCAAACACCATGATTGGTCAAGCAGTTGAACATTTGAATTTTAACGACTTTTTGTTTCATTTATCACCAATCGTTATCATTATATTTTTCGTTACGATGTTCGGTTTAATTTTATTGTACGGCAAAAAACTACACGTTCAAAAGAAAGAGCAAGAAGAATTACGAAAATTGAAAGCGGCAAATTATTTAAAGTTAGATGCAACTTTAATCAAATCTTTATCTATATTAGTTATTACGATTGTAGGTTTTATGTGTCATACATTTTTAAATGTAGAGCTAACAACTGTAGCGATGGCAGGAGCACTTTTGTTATTACTTTTAACTCATGATGTTAATGCGCCTGAGGAAGTGTTAAAACAAGTAGAATGGGGTACATTGTTCTTTTTTATCGGCTTATTTTTATTAGTAGGTGGAATGGAAGAAGTGGGTATAATCGATGAACTAGCACGAGGTATGATCTACGCTACGGAAGGAGATTTGCCAACAACCGCTATTTTTATTTTATGGCTAACAGGTATATTGTCAGGTTTTGTGGACAATATTCCATTTGTAGCAGCGATGATACCAGTAATAGTTGAGTTTGAGGACTATGGGATGACAAACTTAGATCCATTATGGTGGTCGCTTGCACTTGGAGCTTGCCTCGGAGGAAATGGGACGCTTTTAGGTTCATCTTCTAATCTTGTCGTGGCAGGGCTTGCTGCAAAATCAAATAATGGGATTCATTTTGTACAATTTATGAAAATTGGTATTCCAGTTGTGGTCGTTTCGCTTGTACTTTCAACGGTTTATATCTATTTCAGATATTTAATTCATTTTTAA